In the genome of Crassaminicella thermophila, the window ACCATAGATAAATTACAAATGGTATAAAAAAAAGCATTAATATAGGTATTTGTGACATTAGAATAAAATCAAATATACCATGAAGCAACATCGGTACTAACAAGGACTTTTTTAAATACCTTTTTTGAATTTTTTCGTGTTTTGTGAATTTTGATAAAGATAAATAATATCCCATTGTAACACCAAATAACATATGAGCAGGTACAGATAAAATCCCTCTATATAAGCCTACATAAGGATTTGCTGCAAATCTAAATACTACATACATAATATTTTCAATGGTTGCAAATCCTAAAGCAGAAAAAACAGCATAAACAATTCCATCCAACTTTTCATCAAAAGCATCATTATAATAAGCAGTTTTTAATACAACACCTCTTTTAAAAAATTCTTCTGTAAAACCTGCAACAATAAATGCTGTATAAAAAGCACCTAAAACACCTCCAAATATATTAAAGGATAATAAAATTCTTTCCATAAAAGCTGTAGGAATTACAGATAATGCACCTAAAATAAATACCTTTATTAACAAATCTATAGGCTCTCTATCATATCGATCTGTTAAATAAATTGCTAAAGCTAAAGCTAATCCTGGTGCAATTGCAATAACCAATAATCTAGTTGTCATAGCATACATCCTTTCATCTAATTACTAATCTTAGTATTTGTACGTAAACAAATTTTTAGAAAGGATAATTTTAACAAATCGTCTTTATATATAATAAAAACCCCATCAATCGATAGGGTTAATATCTCTCGTTAATATACTTATCAATAATTGATTTTCTTTTTCCCTCTATAAATACTCCTTCTTCCTTTAATCTTTCCAAAAGCCAATGGCTAATAGAATGTAAAATAACATTATCATAATCCAAAAGAACAATCTCAAACAATTTATCCTTTAATAATTTTGACTTTACTTTAACAAAATAAGCTTCCACATTATAAAAATCTAAGTATTCCAAAAGCTTTAGTGTTGTTTTATCTTTTTGTCTATAGTAGTAATTTGCATCTCCTTGCAGCTTTTTTACCAATTGAGGATGTTTTTGCTGTAATTTTTGATCCTTCGACTTCATATAACTATACTTTGCTAACATATTATAATATTGATAATTGTATATACCCTTTTCAAAAGAATCAATTCTATATTTAAAAGGCTTTAAATTTAGTCGCTGAATAAAATTATAATGTTCCTCAATAAATTCCTTTTTTGTAATATCTCCTTGTATACTATATTTAGGTTAATAAAGGCAACCTATAATCCTTTATTAGCTGAAAGATTATACAAAAAAGAGTATAATCAAAATATTAGATAGAGTGATGTCGTAGTCTCCTTGAGGTAAGACCTCGTACTTGAAAGACTGACACCTCTGTCTGATAAACAGATTACGAATAAGTTGGATGTTGACTAATAAGTTTAGTACTTCGAATATGCAACAAGGCGGTAACGTTTATCAGATTAGAGGAACTATCTAAAATAAATTTATAGTGGTGATGGAAATGTTTTATTTAGGTATTGATATTGGAAAAAACAATCATGTAGCTTCGCTAATAAATGAAAAAGGAAAAATTATTTTTAAGGCTTTTTCCTTTTCAAATACTACAAATGGTGGTGAAAGCTTAATTACTAAGTTAAACAATTTCATTAGATCTGTTAATGATGTTGAAATAGGTATGGAAGCTACTGGTCACTATTGGTTATCCATTTACTCATTTCTTGTGGAAAAAGGTTTTGTCATTCATGTTGTAAACCCTATCCAAACTGATGGTTGGCGTAAAGGTATTGAAATCAGAAAGCGTAAAACAGATATCATTGATTCTGTTTTAATTGCAGATCTTATTCGTTATGGTGATTTTCTGGAAACTTCCTTAGCCGATGAAAATACCATATCACTTCGCAACCTTTCTCGCTTTAGAAACTATCTCATCAGTTCTATAGGTGACCTTAAACGTAAAACCATTTGTGTCTTAGACCAAGTTTTTCCTGAATATCAATCTATCTTTTCTGATATTTTTGGACAAACATCAAAGGAAATTTTGCTTCATTTCAGCTCTCCAAGTGATTTCGAAAATATTTCATCTGAAAAGTTAGACAAAGTTTTATCTGAAATCACTATGAAAAAATTTGCTACTAATAAAATCAAACAACTTTCTCGTGTAGCTAAAAATTCTTTTGGTATAAGCTTTTGTTTAGATAGCTTTGCTCTTCAATTAAAAACTATTAATTGAGCAGATTAACTTTATTGAAAGTCAGGTCAAAAGATATAGAAAAAGCAAATAAACACTTTTACTTGATAAAAATCAATTCTCCTATTACTACAATACCTGGTATTGGCAACGTAACAGCTGCAACTATACTTGGCGAAATAGGTGATATCTCAAGATTTTTCAAACCCTTCAAAGCTTGTTGCTTATGCTGGAATTGATGCTTCTGTTTCACAATCTGGTGAATATCAAAGTACAAATAACAAAATGAGTAAACGTGGATCGCCCTATCTTAGAAAGGCTCTCTTTAGTGCTGCTTTAGTTACCTCTAACTGTGACCCTGTTTTTAAAGCTTTTTACCAGAAGAAACGTTCAGAAGGAAAACATCACCTAACGGCTATTGGAGCTGTCGCTCGTAAACTTTGCTACACAATTCATGCTATTTTAAAAAATAATTGTCCTTATGAGGTGAGACTACCTAATAACGAGTAATTGATATTATTTCCCATATTTTTACTTATACTTGCCTCACGCAGGTCTTTTTGTCATGCATTTTTATTCACCAATTTAATTAAAATTTTTTCTTTTTTACTATTGACTTTTTATAGTTGGTCTTTCTTAAATTGATGAATCAATGCCTCTCTATTATTAAAAAATTTATCAAACACACTTTCATAAATTCTATAGCTCATTTTAAACACCTTATTTCTATATTCTTCTTTGTATACTGCTTTATTATAACATATTTATAATTAAAGACCGTTGTTTAAACATCGGTCTTTAAAAAATTTTCTATTTCCTTTATTAATGTATTTAATAATACTTCATATTGTTTAATTTTATCCTTTAGCTTATTATTTTCTTCTTTTAATTTTTTATTTTCTTCTAAAATAGCTTTATTCCATATATCTGCTGAATCTTCTTGTGTTGGCAAACTTATTATTTTTTTTAATATTTTTAAAATTTTTTCACCATAACCATTACCTGGAATCGCCCATTTTCCATTTAAATCTGTTACATATATACAAGACCCGATCAGTCCAATATCCTCTAACACTGTATATCGAGGATCTACAATTGGTCTTATTGGAGGTTCTTTGCTTGCATATCCTTTTAAATGCTGAATATGAGCTTTGACACCTATTCTAGGGCTAGGAAAACTTGCTGCCATTCCTTTTTTAATAGCTCCAAGCCCTGCATAATTATTCTGATTCGGAAGAACAATCCCTCCAAATCTAAAAAAACCCGTTTCCAATAAAGCTTGTGCAAAAGCCACATCTCCTCTAACACCTTCAATAGCTCCTTCATTTAAATAATAGGTTACAATTTGGTCTGGAGTACATTGTATATTTGGTAATGGATTAATTAATAGCATATATTTTTTCATTTGTTCCTTTGTTGCAATAGCTTCCCCTAAAATTTTCACTTTATTTTGCGGCTTTTTAATAAATATGTCCTTCGTTAATGATGAACCTGGACATGTTTTATGAGAATATTCACGATGAAATATTAATTGATCCGTATGAAATATTTCAAACAATCCTTCTATCAGCTTTTTTACTGCACATAACTGTATACCCTCTAGCTTCTCCTCTCCTTTATCAAAATTTCCAATCATCTCAATAGCAAAAGCGTAGTTATTATGCCCCAAAATACTTGCTGGTATAATATTAATATCTCTTCCATCCCAAATAAGTCCATCTGGTGATACTGTAACATGCTGTCCTATATCACGCCACTTTAATGTTTTTGTATGATATCTCCACATACCATAAATAACTTTTTCTTTATCACTAGCTAGTATATAAGTTCGTTTTGTTGGTTTCCATGTATGATGAAGATGAATCTCTGTAATCCTTCTAGTTATATTCAACTTTTTTAAATATTGTAAATAACTTTCTACTGTATAACTATGAAACCTTCTCATTTTTTCACCCCCTGCTAAATAGATATGCAAGAAATGAAAAAATGATATCGTTTTAATATCTTTTTCTTCTAATTCGTCCATGTGCTATATGCATTTTACTGCCATCACCACCCATAGCCTTTCTTAATTGCATTTTTGCTAATTCTATTTCCTTCTCAATTTCTTTTCTACAGTCAGGACAGTATTCATGGTGAACAGAAAGCAGTAAACATCCACATCTTTTACATTCCATATTTAAATATTCGTTTGGAATCTCAATTAGTCTTCCATCCCTTACAAAATTATTTATAATATGATAAGGCACTCCTGTTTCTTGTGCAATTTCAAAAGCAGTTGCACCAGGATATTCTTTCAAATAAGATTCTATCTTTTCAAAAACTGCCTCTATCTTTTTAAAGCATTCAGGACAATAATCAACAATTGAATTTTCTTCAATAACTGTTTTGCATCTTTTACACGTTCTTACTAGCACTCCATTATAATACCTTTTATTATTCACCCTATCCACCTCTAAAAAATATTTTAATTAAATTATATCAAGTAATACCCCTTTATGATAATAGTCACTATGAACCATTATTTTAATCTAAAATTTTAAGTGGCTTAAAATCCAAATAGTCACAAGATGTTAAATAATAATATACCCCTTTATATTCCCCTTTAAGTCCAATTTTAAAAGAATCTATTCCATGAAGATGTCCATACACAACTTTCTTTACCCCATATGTTTCATAGATTTGCGTAAATCCAGAATCTTCCATAAAATCATTAGTAGGAGGATAATGTGTCATAACAATAATATCTTTACATCCATTTTTAATTGCTTCATCTAAAGATAATTTCAAACGATGTAGTTCTCTTTCGTAAATTTTTTCATCATGTTCAGTAAATTTATGGTCATTAGGACAAAGCCATCCCCTTGTTCCACATATTGCAAAATTTTTATATGTAAAATAATTATTTTGTAAGAATCTTATATTTTCAAATAATTTATTCATCTTTGATACTGAAGCCCACCAATAATCATGATTTCCTCTTAATAATATTTTCTTTCCTGGTAAATTATTAATCCATTCTAAGTCAATTGTTGCATCCTTCATATTCATAGCCCAAGAAATATCTCCTGGAATTAATATCATATCGTTCTCTTTAATAACTTCAATCCAATTTTTTTTAATCTTTTCTTGATGATTAACCCATTGCTCTCCAAAAATATCCATTGGCTTATCTACACTAAAACTAAGATGTAAATCACCTATTACAAATAAGCTCATATCATCACCTACTTTATTAAAACTAACTATATTATACCCTAAATGTCTAAAAATTTCTTAATAAAAAATAAAACCTATTTTCATTTTAAATTGAACTATAAATGGAAATCCTATATAATATTTTAGAGTATGAAACATTAAGGAGGGTGATCTTTTGAATCATTTAGATTTTATTTACAAAAGACATAGTGTAAGAAAGTTTAAAGATCAAGATGTTCCTGTAGAAGATATAAAAAAAATAATCAAGGCTGCTACATATGCTCCTTCTGGTAAGAATGTTCAGAATTGGCATTTTGTTGTTGTGAAAAATAAGGAAAAAATTGAAGGAATTGCAAAAACAATAGAAAGAAAAAATGCAGAATTAGCAAATCTAATTCAAGATGAAGATATTAAAAAAGGATTTACTAAGTTTTTAAGATTCTCAACAGTTTTTAGAAAAGCCCCTGTACTTATTCTAGTATATACTGAAGATTCTTATAAACCTACTGGTCTTAATGTATTAAAAGAAATAAATGCATCTACTGATGAAATCCATGAACTTTTAAGATCAAATCCTGCTATGCAAAATATTGGTGCTGCTATGGAAAACTTAATACTAGCAGCTACAAATATGGGATATGGAACTTGCTGGATGACTAGTCAAAATTATGCTGCAAAAGAAATTACTGAGTTTATCGGTTTTGAAAAAGAAGGTTATTTTCTTGCAGCAATGACTCCACTTGGCATTCCTGATGGAGAAATAAAAAGTCCACCAAGAAAATCAGTAGAAGAAGTAATGACCATTATAGAATAATTATGGAGGCATTGAAAATGTCTCCTTATTTATTTTGAAAATAAAGGCAAACTAAAAAAACATATTAGGAGTGATACTTTTGGCAAAGATTACTTGGAAACCAGGTACAATGGTTTATCCTATTCCTGCTGCATTAGTTACATGTGGTGATTGTGAAGAAAATTATAACATTATTACCATTGCATGGACTGGAACTATTTGTACAAACCCTGCAATGACTTACATATCTATTCGACCAGAAAGATATTCTTATGATATTATCAATAAAACAAAAGAATTTGTTATTAATTTAACTACAGAAAATTTAGCAAAAGCTACAGACTTTTGTGGTGTAAAATCCGGAAGAGATGTAAATAAATTCAAAGAAATGCATCTTACACCTCAAAAAGCTAGTAAGGTAAAGGCACCTCTTATTAAAGAAAGTCCTGTAAATATTGAATGTAAGGTAGAAAAAATAGTCCCTTTGGGTTCTCACCATATGTTTATGGCAAAAGTTTTAGCTGTAAATATAGATGAAGAATTATTAGATGAAAAAAATAAATTTCACCTAGATAAAGCAAAGCCTATATGTTATTGTCATGGAGACTATTATGGATTGAAAAAATCATTAGGCCATTTTGGTTTTTCCGTAGCAAAAAAGAAAAAGAAGAAGAAAAGAAAAAAATAAAAAGATGGGTATATATCTATTCAAAAGCTTGATATTTATCTACTGCATATTTTATAGAATCAGATAATTCTTTTAATTTAATCATATTTCCTTTTTCTAATGCTTTATCAAATTTTTCTTGAAATTTTTTAGCTGTATCTGTCTTTCCTGTAGATCTTAATAATTGTATATTATTCACAATACTAGAAACCGTATTTGACTTTGCTTCAAATAATTTTTGTGCATTAATTACTTCATCTCTAACAGCCCACATTTCCTTATCTAAAAGATATGCTGCTTCTGCAGCTTTCTTTAACCTTTCTTTTATATGCTCTGGAACATTTTTTTTGTACTTGTAATTTATTGAATGCTCAATAGTAGCCCAGAAATTCATAGCTAAAGTACGTATCTGAATTTCAGCTAATATCTCTTTATAACCAAAAGCTGTTTGTATAGGGTATTTTATAATTATGTGGTAGCTTCTATATCCACTCTCTTTTCTATTCTTTATGTAATCTTTTACATATGCAATCTTTAAGTCCTTACCATCTCTTTGCTCAATCAATTCTACCACTTTATATATATCATCTACAAATTGACACATAATTCTGATTCCAGCTATATCTTCTATCTTTTCTTCAATTTCTTCTTCAGCAATTCCATATTTTTTTGCCTTTTCTAATATACTAGATACCTTTTTTACTCTTCCTGTTACAAATTCTATAGGTGAGTATTCACTCATTTCTCTTAATTCATTTCTAATTGCCTTAAATTTCACCTTTAGCTCTTCTACTGCTTGTTCATAAGGGATTAAGATTTTTTTCCAGTGTCTCACTCCCGTCTCCCTCCCCTTTTTCTACTATTGATAGTATATTTTTTTGTAGATATTCCTACCCATTATAATTGTAAGATAAGTTTTCCATTTATTCAAGATATTCTGTATTAGTAAAAACACTGTACTTTACTTGAATATACAAAAAAATTTTTCTGTATCCTCAAAGCTTTCAAATAAATAATCTGGTAAGTGCTCCATTAGTTCTTCTAAACTATGAGATCCTGTAGCTACTGCAATACTTTTTACTCCTAATATTTTTGCACATTCAATATCTCGCGGTGTATCTCCAATTACATAAATATTTTCTTTATCATAAGTTATATTATGAAAGGCTTGTGCACTTTCTACAGCCTTATGAATTATTTGCCATCTTTCTAATTCCTCATCACCAAAGCCTCCTACTGGAAAATATTTATTTAAATCATAAGCTTTTAGTTTTATTCGGGCTCCTTTTTCAATATTTCCTGTCCCTAAAGCATGAAAAAAATTATGATACTCACTACCTGACTCAAGAATTTTCTCTATGCCAGGTAAAATCTTGATATAATCTTTCTTCATAAGAATATTTTCAAGTATATTACAATAAGTATCAAAAAACAAAGTCATATCCACATCTACAATACCATGCTTATACAATGCATCCTTTAGAATAATTGCATCAAGTCTTCCTGCCATATTAATATCGTTAAAGGCCTTTTCTATTCCAAAGATTGAACAGAATGCTTCTTCCATAGCTTTTCTTCCGCAACCTCTGCTATTAATTAACGTCCCATCAATATCCCAAATCATTAGTATATTTTTCACAAATATCCCCCTTTAAAATCCATCATCTACTATATTATACCATTTCATTTCAAAAAAATAATCCTGCTCATAAAAAGCAGGATAAAAATTTAATTTTTCAAGCAAACCTTTTTATACCATACAATAAGCTTTTACATATTCTTTACAGCTTTCACAATTATAGTTAAATCCCATTTCCCCTATATATGAAGCTAAATCAATTACTCTATTTGAATATCCCCACTCATTATCATACCATGAAACAACTTTTAACATATTCTCTCCAACCATCATAGTAGATAAAGCATCTACAATAGATGAACGATTGTCCTTCTTATAATCTATTGAAACTAATGGTTCTTCAGAATATCCAAGAATCCCTTTAAGTAAACCTTCAGAAGCTTCTCTTAATTTTTCATTCACTTCTTGTGCTGTAGTAGACTTTTCTAATTCAACTACTAAGTCTACTACTGAAACTACTGGAATTGGTACCCTCATAGCCATTCCATTTAACTTGCCTTTTAATTCTGGTAGTACTAATGAAACAGCTTTTGCAGCACCAGTAGTTGTAGGAATAATAGATTCAGCAGCAGCCCTTGCTCTTCTTAAATCCTTATGTGGTAAATCTAATACTTTCTGATCATTTGTATAAGCATGTACTGTTGTCATTAATCCTTTCTTAATTTTAAATTCATCATTAATAACCTTTGCAACTGGTGCTAAACAGTTTGTTGTACACGATGCATTAGATATAATATGATGTTTTTCTGGATCATATTCATTATGATTTACACCCATAACAATAGTTTTATCTTCATTTTTACCAGGTGCAGTAATAATTACTTTTTTAGCTCCTGCTTCAATATGCTTCATACAATCTTCCTTTGTTCTGAATATTCCAGTTGCTTCAATAACAATATCTACCCCCAATTCTTTCCAAGGAATTTGTGCAGGATCTCGATAAGCAGTAAATTCAATTTCTTTTTCTCCTATAATAATTGAATTTTCAGTAGCCTCAACCTTTTGATAAAGCATACCATAAAGGGAATCATATTTAAATAAATGCGCATGCTTATGAGGTCCACTTGTACTATTAATTGCAACAATTTCAATATTGCCCTCTTTTTCCAACCATGCTCTTAATACATTTTTTCCAATTCTTCCAAAACCATTAATCCCTACTTTGATTGACATATTATGCCCCCCCTATTTTTATATATATGTATTTTTCTCTTTGTATAAGTTTATTTGTATGTCTTAAATCTATTTTTGTGTTATATTATATTAATATATTAGCATAAAAGTTACCAATTGTATATATTATATATGTTATTTTATCATTTTAATTAAACTCCAAATTAATTTTCATTTCTATAAAATACTAAAAATCCGTAGACAAAATTGTCTACGGATTTTTTATATGCATTAATGCTTTTCCATTTAAGTACATAAATTTCTTTCCTTGAAAACTATCTAATTTTTCCATTTTTTCATCAATATGATCTTTTATTTTCCACCAACTTGTATCCCAATTACAAAAAAGTGTATTTTCTTTTGGTGCTCTTCCAACTAATCTTTGAATTACAATGTTAGGATCTAAGTATTCTAAGAAAGTTACTACACGATCTACATATTCTTCCAATGATATAATTTTAAATTCATTGTTTTCATACATTCTTCCTATCACTGTATTTTTCAAAATATATAAAGAATGAAGTTTTACTTGTTCTACTCCAAGGGCTGATATAATCTTCGCTCCTTCAATAACATCTTCTTTTTCATCCCAAGGAAGATTTAAAATCATATGTACACAACTATCAAACCCATATTTTTTAATACGAATAATCGCATCAATAAACTCTGCAAGAGAATGTCCCCTATTGATCTTTCTTAATGTATGATAATTTACACTTTGCAACCCCAACTCTATACAAATATTTATATTCTTTTCTTCTTTTACTTCATTAAGAAAAGCTAAATATTTATCATTTACACAATCTGGTCTTGTAGATATAGAAATTTCTACTACATTCTCTTGGCAAGAAGCATAAATATATTCCTTAAATTGTTCTAATGGCAAATATGTATTTGTGAAATTTTGAAAATAAGCAATAAACTTCTTTGCTTTATACTTTTTTTGTATATATTCTATATTTTTATTTAATTGATCTTTAACAGATATACTACTAGCTAAATTTTCAAAGCCAGCTCCTTCCTCTCCACAAAAAATACATCCGCCACGCCCTAAAATACCGTCCCTATTTGGACAAGTTACAGGAAGATTGATAGGAATTTTATATATTTTTTCTCCATATTTTTCTTTTAAATATTGAGAATATATTCTATATCTACTTTCTTTCATGCATCTACTCCTTTTACAAATTTATAAACTATTTTAAAACGCTCTAAGGCTTTGTGGCGGATTATTTGTTAAACTGCTTTGTTTTCTCTTTGTACAGGTACAATTTCAATCTCAATACCTTTAGACAAGTGTTTTTTCAATCTGCTTACTACATTTTTTTGCTCATTATTTTCATAAGATTCCCCTAAAATAATTAAATCTATCTTATTCTTCTCAGCTAGATCTTTTAACGTTTGCAATACATCATGAGATCTAACTACTGTCAAATTTGCACCATACGCTTTTGCTTTTTCAAATAAATACTCTAAGGCATCTCCATCTCTTGAATTACCTAAAAAATGATATCCTTCCTTAGCTACATGTATTACATATAATTCTCCATCATACTCATCTCTTATTTCAGCACCTCTTCTAATAAGTCTTTCACAAGTTTTTTGCTGTGTTACACATACCATTATATTTTGAATTGTATTCATTTCTTAGGCCCCTTTCGAAAATCCAGAATAAATATTATTCTTCATTTTCTCAATTTACAAATATTGTTCCCTACTATATTATACTATAAAGCTTTATTCTCTGCTAGTATGCGTAAAGGTATAATTCATAATACATCTATTCAAAAAAAGCGGCTAAACCGCTTTTTATACAATAGCTGCTAATAAAAGCAACTCTTCATTGTCATTATATATTTTATCAAATTGTTCTATCGGAAGAGGATTTTTACCTTTTCCTACTTCTATGGTATAACCCGGTCTTCTATATTTATATATAAACCAATCTTTGTAACCTGCATAAGAAGCAATCCCATAGATTTCTTCTAAAGTATATCCACTTACTTTAGAAAATAATTCTCCTATTTTTTTTGCTTCTGGAGGAGCCATATTTTGAAAATCCCAATATATTACCTCCCCTTGGCTATGATAAGCAAGTATCAGTCTAAAATTATGACTCCTTGTAAAGTCTGCAACTGCCTTTGATTCAGATTCTGACTCTGGGTAAGGTCCAGAGTATCTTGTAGGTCCAGGACCATATACACCATATTCTTCTTCTGCTTTCTTTGATAATTCCCATAATGCATCATAGTTGTGATTCAAATCTACCCCCCTATTGTTTGCTTGCCAATCTTTAGAAAAATCCATACTTCCATTATTCCATTTAATTAGCTGGTCATAATAAGGGTTATCTTTTTGTAATCCATTTAATACCAAATCTACACCATCTGGATTTACCATAGGCATTATATATATAGTGCTTTTTTTCCATATACTCTTAGGATCATAGCCTCTTATGTCTGTTCCTTGTGCATAAGCTTTTGAAAAGTTTTCAACAAATTTCATAAGAACAGGAGACGTAATCCATTCTAATGCATGATGAGCCCCATTATAGAAAACTTGATTAGGTCCATTACCTATTTTAATATAATATAAATTTCTCCCTAAAACACTTTTTCCTGCAATCCCTACCTCTAAAAATGGATACCTTATCTTTAACCCTTTAATATCTCTTTCCATAATATCATAAGTATAGTCAATATTAGTATCTACTAAATCTATTCCATAAGGAACAATAATTTTTTGCCCTATTTGTAAATTATAAGGGTTAACATCTGGATTTGCTGTAATAATTTTTGTAACATTTGTATAATACTTTCTTGCAATTTTATACATAGTATCTCCCGGTCTTATGGTATATAAATCATAGCCTAATAAAAGTGGTTCTAAAGCCTCATAGGTTTTTGGTCCAATAATTCCATCAGCTACAAGATCATTATCTCTTTGAAATCTAATAACTGCCGCCTCTGTCTTTTTTCCATATATACCATCAATAGGTCCTGGATCATATCCTATTTTTTTTAAAAGTGCCTGTATCTCCATTACATCCGTTCCTTGCACACCTACTCTTAATATTCTCAGTTGAATCACCTCCTATTATTTGCTAGTATTATAATATCTTTGTATTTTTAAATATGTGAATCTTATTTGCATACATTCATAAAATAATTACATATTTTATTAGGAGGTTGATTATGAAAAGATATACAAAAGTAATCGGTATGATGGGATATTACTTTACAAAAGAATTTGAAAAAAAGAAACGTCATAAAAATA includes:
- a CDS encoding TIGR01212 family radical SAM protein (This family includes YhcC from E. coli K-12, an uncharacterized radical SAM protein.), whose product is MKESRYRIYSQYLKEKYGEKIYKIPINLPVTCPNRDGILGRGGCIFCGEEGAGFENLASSISVKDQLNKNIEYIQKKYKAKKFIAYFQNFTNTYLPLEQFKEYIYASCQENVVEISISTRPDCVNDKYLAFLNEVKEEKNINICIELGLQSVNYHTLRKINRGHSLAEFIDAIIRIKKYGFDSCVHMILNLPWDEKEDVIEGAKIISALGVEQVKLHSLYILKNTVIGRMYENNEFKIISLEEYVDRVVTFLEYLDPNIVIQRLVGRAPKENTLFCNWDTSWWKIKDHIDEKMEKLDSFQGKKFMYLNGKALMHIKNP
- a CDS encoding universal stress protein, which gives rise to MNTIQNIMVCVTQQKTCERLIRRGAEIRDEYDGELYVIHVAKEGYHFLGNSRDGDALEYLFEKAKAYGANLTVVRSHDVLQTLKDLAEKNKIDLIILGESYENNEQKNVVSRLKKHLSKGIEIEIVPVQRENKAV
- a CDS encoding M14 family metallopeptidase codes for the protein MRILRVGVQGTDVMEIQALLKKIGYDPGPIDGIYGKKTEAAVIRFQRDNDLVADGIIGPKTYEALEPLLLGYDLYTIRPGDTMYKIARKYYTNVTKIITANPDVNPYNLQIGQKIIVPYGIDLVDTNIDYTYDIMERDIKGLKIRYPFLEVGIAGKSVLGRNLYYIKIGNGPNQVFYNGAHHALEWITSPVLMKFVENFSKAYAQGTDIRGYDPKSIWKKSTIYIMPMVNPDGVDLVLNGLQKDNPYYDQLIKWNNGSMDFSKDWQANNRGVDLNHNYDALWELSKKAEEEYGVYGPGPTRYSGPYPESESESKAVADFTRSHNFRLILAYHSQGEVIYWDFQNMAPPEAKKIGELFSKVSGYTLEEIYGIASYAGYKDWFIYKYRRPGYTIEVGKGKNPLPIEQFDKIYNDNEELLLLAAIV